Genomic DNA from Deinococcota bacterium:
ATTCAAAATTCAAAACTGGGAGCTCGAGCGAACATGGGTCGAATCGAAAAGTTCGAAGACATGAGAGTATGGCAGGATGCAAGAGTCATGGTGACAGAGGTTTACCAAATGTCTGAACGTGGAGCCTTCGCGCGCGATCATGGTTTGCGCGATCAGATGAGGCGCGCTGCTGTTTCTGTCATGTCTAATGTCGCCGAGGGCTTTGAACGAAGAGGCAACCGAGAGTTCGTGCAGTTCCTGTATATCGCCAAGGCTTCAGCCGCCGAAGTGAGGTCGCAGCTTTATGTCGCCTCGGACCTCGGCTATCTCGACCAGTCCCAATGCGCACGTCTCCAAGAGAAGCTTACGGCTATCGCCCGCCAGCTCTCCGGCCTCATAAAATACTTGAAACAGGCTGGGCAAGGATATCCATCATGACGACAAAGGAAGCTTTTTCAATCTTCAATTTTCAATCTTCAATTTCATGATCGCCTTTATCGAGGGCGTCGTGACCGAGGTCCGGCCGGGTAGCCTGATCGTCCAGATGGGCGGCTTCGGGCTCGAGCTCTTCGCGCCCAAGAGCACTCTGGTGAGCGCCCGCAAGGGCGAGGCGGTGAGGTTCCACACCCAGCTCGTCGTCAAGGAGGAGAGCTGGGCGCTCTACGGCTTTGCGGATGCTGACGCCCATAAGCTCTTCGGCTTCCTGCTGAGCGTCTCGGGTATCGGCCCCAGGCTGGCCCTGGCGCTGCTCTCGGCCGTGCCGACCACCTTGCTCGCGGAGGCCATCTTGAAGGGCGACGCGGCGCTGCTCTCGAGCGCGCCCGGCGTCGGCAAAAGGATGGCCGAGCGCATCGTCTTGGACCTCAAGAACAGGCTGCCCGAGGAGCTGATGGCCGGTCCCTCCGGCCCGCGGCCCGGCCCGGTGACTTCGCCCGCCGGTAGCGACGCGGTCGAGGCGCTCCTGGCCTTGGGCTACCGCGAGTCGCAAGTCAGGATGGCGGTCGCCGAGCTGGCGCTCAAGGAGCCCGAGGCGGGCGCCGAGACGCTCATCCGCAAGGCGCTCTCGAGGTTGCGCTAGCCTCGAGGTTGCTGAGGGTTAGACTATCTGAGGGTTAGACTAAAGGAAACAGCGCCGGCTTCTTTAGCCGGCCGGAGGAGTAAAGATGCCCAATCTTGCCATCGGACTCGGACTCGCGCTCGTCGTGCTCGGCCTGGGCGGCTATTTTCTGGCGCCGACCGGCAGCCTCACCGCCCTCATTCCCTCGATCTTGGGCGCGCTCATCGCCCTGACGGGCTTCATCGGCAAAAAGCCGGAGCTGCGCAGGCACGCCATGCACGCGGCGGCGGCCTTGGCCCTGTTGGGGCTCTTGGGCACCTTCGGCGGCGTGATCGCGCTGCTGGGCGGCACCGCCGCCCGGCCCGTGGCCGCGACCGTGCAGGCCATCACCGCCGTTCTCTGCCTGGTCTTTCTCGTCTTTGCCGTGCGCTCCTTTATCGAGGCGCGCCGGGGGCGCAAGCAGGCGGCGTAAGCGTGTGGGAACAGGGCGAGAGTGGCCTTTGCTCTCGCCCTGTCAGGTGGTTCAGGTCAGGTGGTTCAGGTCAGGTGGTTCAGTGTCAGGTGGTTCAGGCTCTGACGGTCGCCTTGCCGAGCGCCTCCTCCGGCTTGACCACCTCGAGGCCAAAGGCCTCGCCCACCGCCGTGTAGGTGAGCCTGCCCGCGTGCATGTTGAGGCCTTTCATGAGCGGGGCGTTCTCTTTGAGCGCGTTCGTGCCCTTGTCGGCCAAGAGGAGCGCGTAGGGCAGGGTCTGGTTGGAGAGAGCGATGGTGCTGGTGTGGGGCACGGCGCCGGGCATGTTGGCGACGCCGTAGTGAACGACCCCGTCCACGAGATAGGTGGGCTCGTCGTGGGTGGTCGGGCGGATGGTCTCGATGCAGCCGCCCTGGTCCACGGCCACGTCCACGATGACGCTGCCGGGTTTCATGCTGCCGAGCATGTCGCGGGTCACCAGGTGCGGCGCTCTCGCGCCGGGAATCAAGACCGCGCCCACCACCAGGTCGGCGCGAGCGATCGCCTCGGCGACGTTGGCCGGGTTGCTGGCGAGCGTCTGCAGGCGACCGCCGAAGACGTCGTCCAAGTACTGCAGGCGGCTGTGGCTGATGTCGAGGACGCTGACGCGCGCGCCTAAGCCGAGCGCGATCTTGGCGGCGTTGGTGCCGACCACGCCGCCGCCCAGGATGGCGATCTCGCCGGTCAGGACGCCCGGCACGCCGCCCAGGAGGACGCCGCGGCCGCCTAAGAACTTGCCCAGGTAGTGCGCGCCGACCTGCGGCGCCATCCGCCCGGCGACCTCGCTCATCGGCGTCAGGAGGGGGAGCTGGCCGCTCTCGAGTTGCACCGTCTCGTAGGCGATGGCGCTCGTCTTGGCCCCCAGCAGTGCTTCGGTGAGCGGCCTGTCGGCCGCCAGGTGGAGGTAGGTGAAGAGGATGAGGTCCTCGCGCAAGAAGCCGTACTCGCTGCTGACGGGCTCCTTGACCTTGAGGACCATCTCCTGGCTCCAGGCCTCGGCGGCGCTCGCCACCACGACCGCGCCCTCGGCCGCGTAGGCCTCGTCGCCGAAGCCGCTGCCGCCGCCCGCGCCCGCCTGCACGAAGACCCGGTGGCCGTGCGACACGAAGGCCCGGACCGCGCCGGGGGTCGCCGAGACGCGGTACTCGTGGGTCTTGACCTCTTTGGGAATGCCGATGTTCATCGCGTCTTCACCCTCACCGTTGCCGTCATAATCGCCTCGATCTGAAAGATTTTGCTCTCTCTATGCTGACTTTCATAATTCTCTCTATTCTAATCGACGCCGCTTGTGCTCGAGGGGCATTGTACTCACGGCTGGTCAGCGCACTCAGCGTGCCCAGGCGCGCACGATTCTGGCCTCTAAGACCTCGCCCGGTAAGACCTCGCCCGGCCGCGACGGGACCGGCTCGGCCACCGCGACGAGGTGGCCGTCCTCGGCGACCAGACCGCTCGGGCCGGTGAGATCGAGCCTCAACCTCTTGCCTTGCAGCGCGCGCGTCTCGTCCTCCGGACTCAAGGTCACCAGGGGCAGCGGCAGC
This window encodes:
- a CDS encoding four helix bundle protein → MGRIEKFEDMRVWQDARVMVTEVYQMSERGAFARDHGLRDQMRRAAVSVMSNVAEGFERRGNREFVQFLYIAKASAAEVRSQLYVASDLGYLDQSQCARLQEKLTAIARQLSGLIKYLKQAGQGYPS
- the ald gene encoding alanine dehydrogenase; this translates as MNIGIPKEVKTHEYRVSATPGAVRAFVSHGHRVFVQAGAGGGSGFGDEAYAAEGAVVVASAAEAWSQEMVLKVKEPVSSEYGFLREDLILFTYLHLAADRPLTEALLGAKTSAIAYETVQLESGQLPLLTPMSEVAGRMAPQVGAHYLGKFLGGRGVLLGGVPGVLTGEIAILGGGVVGTNAAKIALGLGARVSVLDISHSRLQYLDDVFGGRLQTLASNPANVAEAIARADLVVGAVLIPGARAPHLVTRDMLGSMKPGSVIVDVAVDQGGCIETIRPTTHDEPTYLVDGVVHYGVANMPGAVPHTSTIALSNQTLPYALLLADKGTNALKENAPLMKGLNMHAGRLTYTAVGEAFGLEVVKPEEALGKATVRA
- the ruvA gene encoding Holliday junction branch migration protein RuvA, translated to MIAFIEGVVTEVRPGSLIVQMGGFGLELFAPKSTLVSARKGEAVRFHTQLVVKEESWALYGFADADAHKLFGFLLSVSGIGPRLALALLSAVPTTLLAEAILKGDAALLSSAPGVGKRMAERIVLDLKNRLPEELMAGPSGPRPGPVTSPAGSDAVEALLALGYRESQVRMAVAELALKEPEAGAETLIRKALSRLR